From a single Theropithecus gelada isolate Dixy chromosome 8, Tgel_1.0, whole genome shotgun sequence genomic region:
- the LOC112630486 gene encoding L-threonine 3-dehydrogenase, mitochondrial produces MLFIRMLRRVGQSLACGCWTPVLPVRFLGISPRQIPADANFHSASFSATDHPRVLITGGLGQLGVGLANLLRKRFGKDNVILSDIRKPPDHVFHSGPFIYSDILDYKNLREIVVNNRITWLFHYSALLSAIGEANVSLARAVNITGLHNILDVAAEHNLRLFVPSTIGAFGPTSPRNPTPDLCIQRPRTIYGVSKVHAELMGEYYHYRYGLDFRCLRYPGIISADSQPGGGTTDYAVQIFHDAAKHGKFECNLEARTRLPMMYIDDCLRATLEVMEAPAESLSMRTYNVSAMSFTPEELAQEVLKHVPEFQITYNVDAVRQAIADSWPMKFDDSNARKDWGWKHDFDLPELVTTMLNFHGSETRVAQAN; encoded by the exons ATGCTGTTCATTCGGATGCTGAGGCGAGTGGGGCAGAGCCTGGCCTGTGGCTGTTGGACACCTGTCCTGCCGGTCCGCTTTCTGGGCATCTCCCCTCGGCAAATTCCAGCAGATGCTAACTTCCACTCTGCGTCTTTCTCTGCCACAGACCATCCGCGAGTCTTAATTACAG GGGGTCTTGGCCAGCTGGGAGTGGGGCTTGCTAATCTTTTGAG GAAACGATTCGGAAAGGACAATGTGATTTTGTCTGACATCAGGAAGCCCCCCGATCATGTCTTTCACAGTG GTCCGTTCATTTATTCTGATATCTTGGATTACAAGAATCTTCGGGAGATTGTGGTAAACAACCGCATCACCTGGCTGTTTCATTACAGCGCTTTGCTCAGCGCCATTGGAGAAGCAAATGTTTCCCTGGCCAGAGCAGTGAATATAACTG GCCTGCATAACATCCTGGATGTCGCTGCGGAACACAATCTGCGATTGTTTGTGCCTAGCACGATCGGGGCCTTTGGACCCACCTCTCCGCGGAACCCAACCCCCGATCTCTGTATTCAGAGACCCAGGACCATCTACGGGGTGTCCAAGGTCCACGCGGAGCTCATGGGAGAA tATTATCATTACCGGTATGGGTTAGATTTCCGATGCCTGAGATACCCTGGAATCATTTCAGCTGACTCCCAGCCTGGAGGAGGAACAACTG ACTATGCAGTCCAGATTTTTCATGATGCCGCAAAGCATGGCAAATTCGAGTGCAACCTGGAAGCCCGCACAAGGCTGCCCATGATGTACATTGACGACTGCCTCAGGGCCACCCTGGAGGTCATGGAGGCCCCGGCCGAGTCCCTCTCCATGAGGACCTACAATGTCAGCGCCATGAGCTTCACACCCGAGGAGCTGGCCCAGGAGGTCCTCAAGCACGTGCCGGAATTCCAGATCACATACAACGTGGATGCCGTTCGGCAGGCCATAG CGGATAGTTGGCCGATGAAATTTGATGACAGCAATGCTCGGAAGGACTGGGGGTGGAAACACGATTTTGATCTTCCAGAGTTGGTGACTACCATGTTGAACTTCCATGGTTCTGAAACCAGAGTTGCCCAAGCCAACTGA